A portion of the Gasterosteus aculeatus chromosome 12, fGasAcu3.hap1.1, whole genome shotgun sequence genome contains these proteins:
- the LOC120813450 gene encoding cold-inducible RNA-binding protein: MSDEGKLFVGGLSFETNEDSLAAAFSKYGTIEKLDVIRDKETGKSRGFGFVKFDNAEDALDALNGMNGKTLEGRSIRVDEAGKGGRARGGFSGPRGGGGGRGGGGFGGRGRGGGGYGGDRSYGDRSYGDRSYGSEGRFSGGNQYRSSGGSGGGGGSGGGYSSYRDNRSQGGSYREGYDSYSANE; this comes from the coding sequence ATGTCGGACGAAGGTAAACTGTTCGTCGGAGGACTGAGCTTTGAGACCAACGAGGACTCTCTGGCTGCGGCCTTCAGCAAATATGGAACCATCGAAAAATTAGATGTGATCCGAGACAAAGAGACGGGCAAGTCCCGCGGTTTTGGCTTCGTAAAATTCGACAACGCAGAAGATGCCCTCGACGCACTAAACGGCATGAACGGCAAAACGCTGGAGGGTCGATCAATCCGTGTGGATGAAGCCGGAAAAGGGGGCCGTGCCAGGGGAGGTTTCAGTGGACcacgaggaggcggaggaggccgcGGAGGGGGCGGATTCGGCGGGCGTGGAAGAGGTGGCGGCGGATACGGCGGAGACCGCAGCTACGGAGACAGAAGCTACGGCGATAGAAGCTACGGTTCCGAGGGCAGGTTCTCCGGCGGCAACCAGTACAGGAGTAGCGGCGGCAGCGGAggtggcggcggcagcggcggcggatACTCGAGCTACCGCGACAACCGGAGCCAGGGGGGATCCTACCGCGAGGGCTACGACAGCTACAGCGCTAAcgagtaa
- the LOC120812918 gene encoding LOW QUALITY PROTEIN: arylamine N-acetyltransferase, pineal gland isozyme NAT-10 (The sequence of the model RefSeq protein was modified relative to this genomic sequence to represent the inferred CDS: inserted 2 bases in 1 codon), whose product MTCQQLLKASTDCLGKMNLEEYFERIGFHGSFDELIINXSLPFENLSIHCGEKNVMDLDAAFNKIVRRGRGGWCLENNFLFGWVLREMGYDTTSLGSRVFDHSLNDFGPLDSHFINKVVIDGKAYITDVSFGTSFQLWEPLELVSGMDQPQAAGVFRLLDQGEMWVLEKTGRKPEVLNPEFAKSSLVKRNETNRIYCFTLVPREAEHFLEINHKLQNETSLFTNKSICSLQAPTGFRALIGWTYGEVTYKADEGVDVFDIRNIMDDEIEQILLEKFNIKLQNKLQPVNNKSYCTF is encoded by the exons ATGACCTGTCAGCAACTACTGAAAGCCTCCACCGATTGTTTAG GCAAGATGAATTTGGAGGAATACTTTGAAAGAATTGGTTTCCACGGATCTTTTGATGAACTCATCATCAA GTCCCTCCCTTTTGAAAACCTCAGCATCCACTGTGGCGAAAAGAACGTCATGGACCTCGATGCCGCTTTCAACAAGATCGTGAGGCGCGGCCGTGGAGGTTGGTGCCTTGAGAACAACTTCCTGTTTGGCTGGGTGCTGAGAGAAATGGGGTACGACACCACGTCGCTGGGCTCCAGAGTTTTCGACCATTCCCTCAATGATTTTGGCCCCCTTGATTCTCATTTCATCAACAAGGTTGTCATTGATGGAAAGGCTTACATAACAGATGTCAGCTTCGGCACGTCTTTTCAATTGTGGGAGCCCCTGGAGCTCGTCTCTGGAATGGACCAACCTCAGGCAGCGGGTGTCTTTCGCCTCCTTGACCAGGGGGAAATGTGGGTGCTGGAGAAAACTGGTAGAAAGCCGGAGGTTCTCAATCCAGAGTTTGCCAAATCAAGTCTGGTGAAGAGGAACGAAACCAATCGGATCTACTGCTTCACCTTGGTGCCTCGGGAGGCCGAACATTTCCTTGAGATAAACCACAAACTTCAGAACGAGACGTCACTCTTCACCAATAAGTCCATCTGCTCTTTGCAAGCACCAACAGGATTCAGAGCCCTGATTGGTTGGACCTACGGGGAGGTCACCTACAAAGCCGACGAAGGAGTGGACGTCTTTGACATTAGAAACATAATGGACGATGAGATAGAGCAAATTCTTCTTGAAAAGTTCAATATAAAGCTGCAGAACAAACTGCAGCCTGTCAACAACAAGTCATACTGCACATTCTGA